GACCGCGTGGGCAAGGGCATCCGCGGCGCCCCCCGGGACGCGCTGGTGGCCGATATCGCTCCGCCCCGGTCACGCGGCGCTGCTTACGGCCTGCGCCAGGCACTGGATTCCATCGGCGCCTTTCTCGGCCCGCTGCTGGCCATCGTACTCATGCTCCTCCTCTCCAATAATATAAGGGGCGCCATGTGGGTGGCCGTTATCCCGGCCGCCATCACGGTAGTTCTGCTGACCATTTTCGTACGGGAACCGGAACACCGGGAAGCCGGTTCCAAAAAACCACTGACTCTGGCCGACGCGAAACGTCTGCCTTCACGCTACTGGCGAATCGTGCTGCTGGGAGCGATCTTCACCCTGGCCCGTTTCAGCGAGGCCTTCCTGATACTGCGGGCACAAGACACGGGTTTGCCCCTGGCCTATGTGCCGGCGGTCATGATGGTGATGAACGTCTTTTACGCCGGGTTTGCCTATCCCTTGGGCGTGATTTCCGACCGATTCAGCCGTCGGGCGCTGCTGCTGACCGGCCTGGCCCTGCTGATCGCCGCCGACATCATCCTGGCGGCGGCCGCTTCCCCCTGGCCGGTCTTTGCCGGCGCCGGGTTGTGGGGTCTG
This genomic window from Thermodesulfobacteriota bacterium contains:
- a CDS encoding MFS transporter, with the translated sequence MNNSPGDSVGKSSSLRALPAGIWVLGFGSLFMDVSSELVHSLLPVFMTTVLGASMTTIGVIEGIAEATASVTKVFSGFLSDYFRRRKFLLVSGYALAALTKPIFPLANSIGWVLAARFIDRVGKGIRGAPRDALVADIAPPRSRGAAYGLRQALDSIGAFLGPLLAIVLMLLLSNNIRGAMWVAVIPAAITVVLLTIFVREPEHREAGSKKPLTLADAKRLPSRYWRIVLLGAIFTLARFSEAFLILRAQDTGLPLAYVPAVMMVMNVFYAGFAYPLGVISDRFSRRALLLTGLALLIAADIILAAAASPWPVFAGAGLWGLHMACTQGLLSKLVADTVPEDLRGTAFGVFNLVSGIALLLASVTAGALWSRIGPGATFAAGAVFAALAAAGLAVNGNKSRPVSR